Below is a genomic region from Treponema sp. OMZ 798.
GCTAATAAGCATTGTTATGGATCCCTTCACGGCTCATCCTCTATGGTTTTTTGAAAAAAATACGGAGCTTGTCGTTTTTTCTCAAAAAATACGAAAGGAGGCCGCAGAAAAATATGGTCTGGATCCTAAGAGGATTCATCAATTTCCGCTGATGCTATCCGAACAGTTTGATCAGCCTTACTCCAAAGAACAAATAATTGCAGTAAAGGAAAGACTTGGGATTCCTAAAAATAAAAAGATTGTACTTATTGCAGGAGGAGGTGAAGGATTAAAACAAGCAGCTCCTATAGTCCTTTCGTTTATGAAAAAATCTATAGATGCATTTTTAATTGTCGTATGCGGAAAAAACAGACCCCTTAGACATAGCCTTGAATATTTAACTCAGTTTTCATTTTTTAAGAATATTAAAATATTCGGCTTTGTTTCATTCATGCCCGATTTAATGAATATAGCAGATTGCCTTATAACAAAAGGAGGTCCTGCGACACTTATGGAAGCTATTTCTATAGGAAAACCTGTTATAATTTCTACATATATAAGGGGTCAAGAGCTTGGAAATATGCTTTATATTACACAAAATAAGCTTGGCTGGTACATTCCTAAACCTGATGATGTTGTTCAAAAAGTATCGGAGATATTTTCCGATGATAAAAATCTTGAAGATATACATAAGCATATAAAACAAATGAATATAAAAAACGGCTTACAAGAGATTGCAAACTTTATATATAATTTCAAATAAAATTTTGTATTGTTGATCAAAATAAATCCTCTTGAAAAAAAAGAGCTTAAAATATATACTTAAACCATGAAACGATTTAGGACGCTTTTTTACTCTTTAATCATATTTTTGAATTTGTTTAATCTTCACAGTCAAGATATCAATTCTTACGCCAAAATACTTTATGATCATGATTCTCCTTATTATGATGATCTACATCTTATGTCGCTTGAAAACGGTTCAGCAATGCTTTCATATAAAAAGCCTCTTTCTTTTGCTGAAATTGCACTATTCCACAAAGAAATAGAGCCGGAACATTTATCTAAGCATGGAGAAGCATTATACGGAAATCTAAACAAGCTTCTTTTTAAAAATAATATGCTATTTTCCCATGACAATTTTAGTTTTAATGCAAATCTAATCTTAGCTCTGCAGGGGCAATACTTTTATAATCCGGATAAAACACCGGGAGTCGACAAATTTATAAAATACAACAAGATGCCGGCTCCTTTGACGATTCCTATAGAACTGGGCTTTTCTAAGTACGTTTATTCATACACAGACCTAATAATCGAAAAAAATTTCAGCGGGTTCCGTTTATCCTATCCTTATACAAACCTGCCCCTAAGCCAAACAGCCTTAGACTATCATTTTCCAAAAAAAGCGGGGCTATCTGTAGGAAATAGTTTCTTTAATGTACACATAGGAAGAGGAAGACTGAATGTAGGAAGAACCTTAAGCGGAAGTATGCTTATTTCGGACATACCTGACAGACATGACTACATAACAGCTTCTCTTTTTTCAAAACATATAAAGATGGATACCACCATTGCAGAATTAAAACCAATGCGTTTTTTTATAACACATGCTCTAAGCTTTAAGCCTGTAAAACAATTTTCAATAACCGTACATGAAGGGATAATGCTCGCATCTCTCTTTGATCCAAAGTTTTTAAATCCTCTGATGATTTTTCATAATTATGCGGCATGGAAAGAACCTTACGTAAATCATGTACCTCCTCATGATGACAATTCTATGGGCTGCCAATTAGGAGTAGATATAAATATTGTACCTATAAAAGGCTTAAGACTTTACGGTCAGTTCGGTATGAACCAATTTCAAACCCCATCAGAACTAGCCGGAGGAGCGTCTTATATTCCTAACAGCATGGGAGGCATAGCCGGAATAGAGTATGCCTTCTCCCTGCCTATAGCTTATCTTGTACTTACGGGAGAGTTTATGTATGCTGATCCATGGTTATACATAGGTATGACAAAAGACATAAGCTTTTACACCTACCGAAAAGAAAATGTATATGCATCATCCGACTATGATAAATCGCTAATAGAGTATTGGCTTGCAAACCCTTACGGACCTGACAGTATTACGGCATTTTTAAAAACATCCTTAATTTTACCGCATAAATATAAGGCCGATTTTATGTATAGGTTTGTATCCAAGGGTGAAAATGAAGAAAAGTTTTTCACAGCGGAGGAAAAATACTATCCTTCCGAAACTAATCCTGCTCCGGCTAAGTATAAAACGCCTTCAGGAAACCCTACATATT
It encodes:
- a CDS encoding glycosyltransferase, which produces MKQRIGFIYLKTGAGHLSGAKALSSKLLDLYPDNVECSLKDAFDKGVPFFKLFFEKGYLGTTNYFEPGYVAFYQFTGLESVIRCSKKIVAPYTVGKLAEFLKANRITKVVCLHQILITLCRDAINRINKDIPLISIVMDPFTAHPLWFFEKNTELVVFSQKIRKEAAEKYGLDPKRIHQFPLMLSEQFDQPYSKEQIIAVKERLGIPKNKKIVLIAGGGEGLKQAAPIVLSFMKKSIDAFLIVVCGKNRPLRHSLEYLTQFSFFKNIKIFGFVSFMPDLMNIADCLITKGGPATLMEAISIGKPVIISTYIRGQELGNMLYITQNKLGWYIPKPDDVVQKVSEIFSDDKNLEDIHKHIKQMNIKNGLQEIANFIYNFK